The Terriglobus roseus region CGCCTGCGCCCATCGTACGGTCCCCTGCAAGTGCGTCGAAGCCAGCGGCCCCCACAACCGTTTCCCCCGGCGTCCTGTCGAAGCAGCTTGACCGCCCTGGTCTAACGCCGGAGCAGGAAGCCGAGTTCGATAACACGGGGCGTCGCTACCCGCATCTGTTGCGCCGCACTCCGCTGAACAACAACGACGTCTTGATGGCGAAGGCCAATGTGCCGCCTCTTAATGCAGCGAATACCGTGGCAGTGTCAGCGCCGACAGGAACGGTGCGGCCCACGTCGCTGGGAGTGATGTCCTCAAACCTCATCTACAGCCCGGCGGCCGCTTATCCCCCTGCGGCCTCGGCCGCGCATGTGGCGGGTGCGGTCAAGGTGGAGGCTGTGGTGGACAAATCCGGCAATGTGGCCGCCGCGCGTGTGATCAGCGGTCCGCCGCAGCTTCGTGATGCCGCATTGAACGCAGTGCAGCAGTGGCGCTACAAGCCTTATGTGCTGGGTGGCAAGGCTCGCCAGTTCACTACACAGGCGCTGATGGAGTTTGAACTCCAATAAGGTTGGAACGGCTAAATCGTGACGACCATGCGCGGCTCGCCGGGTGCCTGCCATGCTTCGGCAATCTTCTCCAGCGGTAGAGTTGCTATGGCGATTTGAAATGCGCCCTCCGCCGCGCCTTCGAAGACGTGCGCAATGCCTTCCATCAGCTTGTTCATCGGAACCGATTTCAAGCCGCTTCCCATGAGCTCGATTGCGGAAGAACGCAACGCGGCTGCGGGCAGATCAATGCTGTTTTCGCCTGAGGCAGAGCCAATCTGTACAAAGCGAACGCGGTGACCATCTTCCACGTTGCGCGCAACTGACGCGATGATGGCGCGTGCGCTGCCGCCCCACAGATAATCCAGCACCACGTCGATATCGTTGCGGAAATGTGGTTTTAACGCCTGTTCGAATGCGTCTGCGCCTTCGGGATGATCGGCGTCGATGGTGAATGGGATCGCCTCATCCGCGCCCAATTTGCGGAGCGCCTCCAGCTTTTCCGCGTTGCGACCACTGACCAGAATTCGTCCAGCGCCAAGATACTTCGCGATCTGTACGGCCATGCTGCCTGCGGAACCGGTGGCGCCGTTGATCAGCACTGTTTCGCCGCGGACGAACTTTGCGCGTTCCACTAACGCGGCCCATGCGGACATACCGGGATTCGCGATCGCCGCGGCGGTCACGTCGTCCAAGCCATCGGGGAGTGGGATACAGAGCTTTTGGTCTACCAACGACTGTTCCGCAAGTGCGCCGAACGGTGTTTCCGGGAGGGCGAAATAGACGCGTCGACCATCCTGCGTGGTGCCTGTGCCATCCACGCCGGGGACCGAGGGAAACACGCCCTCAGAACTGTAGTGAGCGCCGGAGGAGCGCATCTTGCTGAGGTGGCTCAGGGCCGATGCGCTTACGTTCACAACCACTTTGCCGTCAGTGGCTTCCGGCTTACGGAATTCGCCGAAGACGGGAGGTGCACCTGCTGCTGGAATGATGGCTGATTTCATGGTGTTCTTGATCCTCACGATTACGGGCGATGTAAGGTTTGGATGCCGCCGAGGTGTGGCGCGACGCGGCGAGGCTTGTCATGGAAAATTCTCTTTCATGCCGAATCCTTCGATATAGAAATGTCATCAGAAAGAGCGCACGATCAGAATCCATTTCTCGTTTCGGAGATTTTTCGCACATGGCATCGCTATTGAAGATTGACGTCAGCCCACGCGGCGGCTACTCGTATTCGCGTCAGCTTGGACAAACATTTGTGGAAGGCTGGCAGGCAGCGCATGCGGGCGGCACCGTGGTGGAGCGCGATCTGGCGAAGAATCAGCCCACGTTTCTGGACCTGCCGTGGATTGCCGGCGCATTCACGCCGCCCGATCAGCACTCGGACGAGAGCAAGGCTGCGCTGAAGGTCTCGAATGAGATCATTGCCGAAGTGCAGGCTGCAGATCACATCCTGATCACCACGCCCATGTACAACTTCCAGATTCCTGCTGTTCTGAAGGCGTGGATTGATCACCTGGTGCGCGTTGGCGTTACGGTGAACTACACGGAGAGCGGTCCCGTGGGCACGCTGCTGGGCAAGAAGGTTACTGTCATTGTGGCCAGCGCGGGTGCATATCCCAAGGGCGAGCCCAGCGAAGCGTACGACCACCTGACGCCGTACCTGAAGCACATCCTGGGCTTCATCGGCCTGACCGATGTGACGTTCCTGGCGGCTGGCGGCGCATCTGGCATCCAGTACGGCAAGATCAGCGAAGAGGATTGGAAGAAGCCGTTTGTAGAAAAGGCAAAGGAACTGGCCAAGGCGTAATCCTTCATCCAAGAACGAAAAGCTAAGCGAGGAGATTGTTTGTCTTCGCTTAGCTTTTTTGTTGGTAGAGCGCTTTAACGGCGGAGAAGCGCCTCTGCACAGTCGGTGAGCTCATCGGCTCGATCGAAAGGATCGTTTGTTCCTGCGTACGCAAAGTGATGCGATACGGTTCGTGCAGCACTTGGGTAAGGTGATACAGGGCGACCAGTTCGGCTGAGTCGTCGTACCAGTTTTTACTGCCATACAAAGAAGCAAATGGTGAGGACTGAAGCGCCTTATAGGTGTCCTGGGCGTTGTCCATGCTGCCGGGCGTACCGGTGCGAAAACATGCCCCCTCTAGAAATGGCGACCGATAAGGAGGATTCACTGTGAGTGAGTCATTCCAGATGTCTGCTGCAAGAGATCGCGGTGTCGTATAAGCGGCTGTTGATTGAACAGGCGGGATGCCGTCCACCACGTGCATCGCCTCATGCAAAAGAACGTACAACACCGCATCCTGCGAGCCCGCCTCTATCGCGATCGTCTCCCCTGACGTGGATGCTCGATAGCAACCCTGTTCCTTGCGCGTGAAGAAGGCGGATACGGTTTCGTCGAGTACAGATGCGTGAATGACAATGTCGTAGATTGTTCCCGACGGCGTCGCCAATGGAATTGTCATTCCATTGGTGACACGCCCCTCTACAAAGCTGATGGACCGTACATGGGCGGCGAGGGCATTCGTTTCGAATGCTGGAAGTGCAGCCAATGCTTTGATGACCTTGTCACGCTCTGCAACAGACAAGGTATGGGGCTCCAAGTGCGCACGAATGGGCCGCAGTACAGAGGCAGGCGTCTCCACAATCCTCTGTTCTAAGGGGATGGTCGTATCGAT contains the following coding sequences:
- a CDS encoding quinone oxidoreductase family protein, with protein sequence MKSAIIPAAGAPPVFGEFRKPEATDGKVVVNVSASALSHLSKMRSSGAHYSSEGVFPSVPGVDGTGTTQDGRRVYFALPETPFGALAEQSLVDQKLCIPLPDGLDDVTAAAIANPGMSAWAALVERAKFVRGETVLINGATGSAGSMAVQIAKYLGAGRILVSGRNAEKLEALRKLGADEAIPFTIDADHPEGADAFEQALKPHFRNDIDVVLDYLWGGSARAIIASVARNVEDGHRVRFVQIGSASGENSIDLPAAALRSSAIELMGSGLKSVPMNKLMEGIAHVFEGAAEGAFQIAIATLPLEKIAEAWQAPGEPRMVVTI
- a CDS encoding FMN-dependent NADH-azoreductase — encoded protein: MASLLKIDVSPRGGYSYSRQLGQTFVEGWQAAHAGGTVVERDLAKNQPTFLDLPWIAGAFTPPDQHSDESKAALKVSNEIIAEVQAADHILITTPMYNFQIPAVLKAWIDHLVRVGVTVNYTESGPVGTLLGKKVTVIVASAGAYPKGEPSEAYDHLTPYLKHILGFIGLTDVTFLAAGGASGIQYGKISEEDWKKPFVEKAKELAKA